In a genomic window of Stegostoma tigrinum isolate sSteTig4 chromosome 43, sSteTig4.hap1, whole genome shotgun sequence:
- the LOC125449082 gene encoding zinc finger protein 420-like: MEGHSTVCSGEKLFMCPVCGRGFTQSSALSRHKRSHGVQKPWKCRDCGKGFISPSKLETHRRTHTGEKPFTCPECEKGFADSSALLRHRRTHTGERTFTCSNCGEGFTRSSTLLAHQRVHTGERPFNCSVCGKGFTQLSNLLTHQRVHTGEKPFTCIECGKGFADSSALLRHKRVHTGERPFTCSECGKGFIQSYNLQIHQRTHTGERPFTCNVCGKGFTDSSSLLTHQRVHTGERPFTCSECGKRFTRSSNLLTHQRVHNQLRGEKPYVCSVCGRGFSRSSGLSRHQRSDMVEKPWKCGDCGKGFKSPSELETHRRSHTGERPFTCSECGKGFTQSSTLLRHQRVHTGERPFPCSECGKEFTRLSILLRHQTIHTGERPFTCSECGKRFTQSSTLLIHQRLHTGERLFTCPECGKGFTQSSNLLRHRRVHTDERPFQCLDCGKGYKSSGELMSHQRVHTNERPFRCSHCGTGFKHSSQLTVHQRVHTGERPFTCSECGKGFTRSSHLLGHKRIHK, translated from the exons atggaaggacaCAGCACTGTTTGCAGCGGGGAGAAGTTGTTCATGTGCCCAGTGTGTGGGCGAGGCTTCACACAATCATCTGCTCTGTCGAGACACAAGCGTAGTCATGGTGTGCAGAAACCGTGGAAATGTAGGGACTGTGGGAAGGGGTTCATTTCCCCGTCGAAGCTGGAAACTCATCGGCGtactcacactggggagaagccctTCACTTGCCCCGAGTGTGAAAAAGGATTTGCTGATTCATCTGCCCTCCTGAGACACCGGCGTACTCACACCGGGGAGAGGACTTTCACTTGCTCCAACTGTGGGGAAGGATTCACTCGATCATCTACCCTGCTGGCCCACCAGCGCGTTCATACGGGGGAGAGGCCGTTCAACTGCTCCGTgtgcgggaagggattcactcagttatcTAACCTGCTGAcccaccagcgagttcacaccggggagaagccattcacctgcatagagtgtgggaagggattcgcTGATTCATCTGCCCTGCTGAGACACAAGcgggttcacactggggagaggccgttcacctgctcagagtgtgggaagggattcattcagtCATACAACTTGCAAATACAccagcgcacacacacaggggagaggccgttcacctgcaATGTGTGTGGAAAAGGATTTACTGATTCATCCagcctgctgacacaccagcgagttcacactggggagagaccgttcacctgctccgagtgtggaaAGAGATTCACTCGGTCATCCAACCTActgacacaccagcgagttcacaatCAGCTACG TGGGGAAAAACCGTATGTCTGTTCTGTGTGTGGAAGAGGCTTCAGCCGATCATCTGGCCTGTCAAGACATCAGCGCAGTGACATGGTGGAAAAACCgtggaaatgtggggactgtggaaAAGGATTCAAATCCCCTTCTGAGCTGGAAACTCACcggcgcagtcacactggggaaaGGCCCTTCACTTGCTCTGAGTGTGgcaagggattcactcagtcgtccaccctgctgaggcaccagcgagttcatactggagagagaccattcccTTGCTCTGAGTGTGGAAAGGAATTCACTCGATTATCCATCCTGCTGAGACACCAGaccattcacactggggagaggccctTCActtgctctgagtgtgggaagagattcactcagtcatccaccCTCCTGATACACCAGCGccttcacactggggagaggctgttCACCTGCCCCGAGTGCGgcaagggattcactcagtcatccaactTACTGAGACACCGGCGCGTTCATACTGACGAGAGACCTTTTCAATGCCTAGACTGTGGGAAGGGCTATAAAAGCTCGGGggaactgatgtcccatcaacgtgttcacacaaATGAGAGGCCATTCAGATGCTCACATTGCGGCACTGGTTTCAAGCACTCGTCTCAACTCACAGTTCACCAAcgagttcacaccggggagaggccattcacctgctctgagtgtgggaagggattcactcggtcATCCCACCTTCTTGGGCATAAGCGAATTCACAAATAG